The Metallosphaera hakonensis JCM 8857 = DSM 7519 genome includes the window TACACTTTTGTGTCAATGATAAAAAAATATTAACTAGCGATCACAATTACGCACATGGACTTTGATGGGATATGCTTCAGATCGAGTGGCGACATAATATGGTGCGACTTTGACGAAGATTATAGAATCGCTAGGCTGAAACTCGAGGCTGAAATTGAAAAATTTTACAAGGGCAATAAGGAAATTAAGGCACCGGTGATCCAAGCACCTTACGGCTCTGGTAAAACCACTTTACTCACTTATTTAGCAATTAAATCGTGGGAATTGGGTTACCCTGCTTTCATTATTAATTTATCAGACCTAGTAGATTTAATTTCACAAAACCCCACTAGGAAAATACCTGAGGACAAGTTATATGAATATATTCTAGACTTTTTCAATAAAATAAGGAAGTCTGTAAAGGAAGACCATAGACTTCTGAAGCAATATTTGAGGCTAAAGGAATCCGTGGACATCAAGGAAGCTTTAGGCAGTAATTGGATTAGCAACCTCGATAAAGATAAGGGCCTCTTACTCATAGATGAGGTGGAGGAGGCTTACGACGAATTAAGGGAAAAGATATCTTATAAGACCTCCCCCTTCAGGGGATTGTACGACGCCGTAGCTAAAAGGTATGGAAACGTAATGGTTATCCTAAGCTACGGGCCCATGACAATGGCTGAGGAGATAGCCGGAGGCCCTGCAGGTTGGAGAACACTGACAGTCTCCTTGAAACCGTTGTCCTCTAATTATGTTCTATATAATTTGTCGCCTGATTTAACCCATAAGAAATCCATAGCCAATTTCCTATGGTGGTTGAGCCGGAGTAGGCCAGGTTGGATTAATAAATTTTTAACCCTGGGTCTAGATGTCAAGATAGACAAGGTGCTTGGAGAGTGTGAAAGGGACTTCTCCGCCTGTTCGAACTTCATTACTCAAGAAATTACGGAGGAGTTGCAGTCCAATCAGTTAACTAAGGACACCAAGATAATAGACGTCGATACCATAAGATCGGACCTGCAGCAAAGCGGAGACATCTTATCCCTACTTATTTTGTCGTCCAAACCTATCAATATAGAAAGTATAGGATATACTGTGACTGAAAGCCAATTTTTTTACTACAGTAACTCCCTAATAAAGAAAGACGAGCTCAACAGGGCACTCGATAGGGAGTATATAAGCAAGTTCAGCTTACCTGACGAGGTTAAGATCTCCATCCGGAAGATAGTCGATTCCCTTGTTTCCTCCTTAGCGGATGAGGAAAATTACATATTATATGATGAGAGCTTCTTTAGCGATATTAAACTAGCCCTGGTATCGTTTATTCAAGATATATTTTTCCAAGACCCTAAGATTGAGAAAGAGTTGGACAAAATTTCATCTAAATTTATTTATAACTCAGTTAATAAAAACAGTATAAGAAACGGGAACTTCATTGAAATTTCTCCCAAGAAACTCATCGAGTATTTTCCTTTGCTGGGTACTCTACCCCTAATAGGGAACGCCAGACGTGATAAGGAATACGTCCTCCAGGGCAAGAACATTGTAGATTTCGTGAATAAGGCATCAACCGATGCCAATTTGCTGATCACCGTCTCCCGTCAATTTGCTAAAGAATTTGAGAGTTCCGATGAGCTTTTAATAATTCCCTCTAAAGGGTTGAGAAATCAAGATTTTGTTACAGCATTGCATAGACAAATTAGAGATGTGAAATTCGTTGAGAAGTTAAGTAGCGGAATTGTGGTCTTACTTTTCGACGTGGAGAAAGTAGAGGACTCGGAGAGGCAGATTTTAGAGGAGATCATGAAAGGGTTTATGGACATTGGAAGGGGTGAAATCGAGGTAGTTGAGGGGAGAGACGCGCTGTTTCTAAGCGGGTTGCTATATAACTTTAACAAGATAGGATACATTAGACCAAGGGTTGAGACACTTTCTCCCCTAGATAAGAGAATATTAGAGAGTTTCACAGAGAAATTCAAGAAAATTCTAAGATCCAAAGAAGCCATGGCAGAGAAGAGCAAGGAGTTTTCTAGACTTCTATTCGAATTATCTAATTGTGTAAAATCTAATCTTACAGAATACAGTTTATCTCAATATTCAGACCTATTGTTGTTACTGCAATCTGAGGTCCCTTTAAAATTTCTGTCAGATGTCAGAAAATTTTATAGTAAAATTAAAGAGGGCGCCATGAAACTATATGAAGATAACGCAAGCAACGTTATCATGAACAGGGAACTTAAGGGGAACTTGATTTTAATGTTTGACCTTAAACCTAAGGTTAAGTCCAGGGAGAGCGAAATCTTATCGTTCATATTTGAAGATCAGGATAGCGGTATGGAAAAGTTGAGGGAATATGTGAAGGGAGCCGGCAGTTGTCTAGATAAACTTGACAAATTAAAGGGCGTAATAGATTTTTACTCTAAGATAATGAAAGAATTCGCTTCGTCTCACGGTGAACTTCAATTGAGAGATCTATCCTCTGTCCTAAACTCAATATTTTGGAACAAATTAGAAAGCAAGGAAAACATAATAATTCCCCTCGTTTCTGGCCTCGTTCTGAAGAATGCTTTAGAAAACGAGATCGATAAAGACACAATTATTCAAATATACTCTAGATTAACAAATAATCTAGATAAAAGCTTTACTGAGCTGAGGGATATGTTGGAGAGAAATTTTGTTATTTCAAGCGAAATCTGTCCTTCAAATGAAAAGTTCAAAACCCACGTGATAGAGCCCGTCTCGTTTTCCGTGAGATTCGCCACAGGCTATGACCTGGCGGCACTCAAGGAGCTAGAGGGAAGCCTCCATAAATTTACGGATTCAATAGTCAATCAAATAAGCAGAATTGAGGAGGAACTTAGAAATAATTATGAGTTACTTATAAAATTATCAAACGTTCATAAGAGAATCGGCGAAGTAAACGATGAGTTCACCGGAGAATTCCAAAATTATCTTAAATTTGTGTGTGACAGCAAGACCATTGACCTTGCCGAGATCAATTACCTTGAAAAAGCTATAGAGGAAATTGAAAATATCAGAAGGTCCTATGAAAGTGAACTAAATCTAATTAAAAATCTTTCATCTAATCTAACTCTCAAACTTAAGAGGCTTCTGGGTGAGTGAGCGTGTCTGGGGATTACGCTAGACTAACTTCATTAAAGGAGTTAATGGATAGGAAGAAAGAGAGTAAGCAATTCTATGAAAATCAGATAAAAATATTGGAAGATCTAATATCTCACGTTCCCGATGAGATCCCCGTACCTTTCAATAAATTTGCTAATTTAAGTAAAGACGACTTAATAAGGGCTATAAATATTTTGCAGAATGGCGATCTTAATAATCTAAGTTACGTTAAGGAAATAATCTTAAAACTAAATCAAGCTTCTCAGATAACTAAAATATGTGGTAGTGATTTTTCTGAGATCGGATTAGACGAGCTCACTGACCTAAAGGGTTATGAATATCTATTAGATTCAAAGTTTAAATATTGTATAAATGATATATGTAGAAACAGTAAGAGTGTATCAGAAGTTAAGGGAAAGCTTGATAAAATCAAGGAGAATTACGTCATACTAAAGGAACTCACGGACAAGTTGGATCGTTTGAGTAGTTGTAATCTGAAATTCAATATAGATTTGTGTAATATGGAATGGATAGGCAAGGTAAGGCAAATTAATCTAGGTATCTTGGATAGGATGTGTAATATCATAGGGGACATCAAGTCTGTTTTAGATTATTCTATAGATTGTGATAAATTCATGGTAAAATCCCCCTGTTATGTCTTCAAAAATATAATTTCCGAATTACGTAGTTCATTTAATGAAGCTACCAAGGATCTAGACAGGGCCATGGAGTTGGCTCAAAAGTATGAGGAAAGTAAGGGCAAATTAAAGGAGGAAGCAGATAGATTGAAAAGAACCTTGAGAAGAGTGGGGATTGAAACACGGGAGGAAGTGGTCGGACTCATCGATTACAAGGAATTTTTAGAGTACGTGAACGTGAACCTCGTTAACAAGAAAGCCGAACTCGGTATCGGCGATGAGGAAATATGCATACTGGATACGATATCTAAATCAATGGATTTAACAAGTACTGTAGAAGAGGTCACTGAGAAATGTAATGTTCTTGAAGAGATAGCTATTAAAAAAATTTATGAACTGTGTAAAAAGAGTATAATTAGGTGTGAAGTTGAATGACTTTCGTGATAACAGGTAGAAAACAGGTTAGACGGGTCAGGGTCAAGAACGATGACAATGAGATACTTGCAATTTCCGCAGATATAGGAAATTATATAGATGATATTAAGTCCTTCAACGCTAAGGTGAGCGGTAAGAAGGCAATGATAATAACCTCTGATTCAGAGGAGGAGTTCAAAAGAATTACAATTTATCTAGCAATTGCCAGTAGGTTGAGCCTTAAGGGTAAGGTCAAGAGGATCGCCGCACTGGAACTCGTTAAAGTTATGGATAGGGCCGATCTAGATTACTGGTATAACAAGATAACCAACTCCTATATGAAGAGGCGCAGAATATCCGATACCTTCAGAACCATTTCGGCATTGAAGAGGCTTCTAAAGCTTGGTTAGCTCCCTCTTAGAGGACATATCAATAGTCAAAGTCCAAGAGGAGATCTCACCTGACAAAGTTGGGAAGAAATTTTCAGATATTTACCCAGGGATAAGTCTAGGCGGGGTTGAGAACAACGAGCTTTACCTCCATCAACTGGAGGGAATTAATAGCCTGGAGAGCTCCAAAAACGTGATATGTATAGCGGGTACTGGTAGCGGTAAAACTGAGATATGGCTCTCTTTCTCGATATATAGAAAAAGAAGAGTTTTGGCAGTGTACCCCACCATAGCCCTTTCAAATGATCAATTTAATAGGATCAGGAATTTTTATAAAAATGTAGTTGTGGTCAATAGAAACAATAGGAGTATTCCGCCAGACGTTAGGATAGTCCTCACAAACCCGGCGTACCTAATGACGGTTCTGAAGTCTGGAAAGGGTGACCTCAGGAATTATTTAGATAGTGTACAACTTATAGTTCTCGACGAATTTTCGTTCTACAACACCTATCAAAAGGAGATGTTACTGGAACTAGTGGACTTGATAACTAAGGAGTACGCCAAAGCACAGATTGTTGTTTTGACCGCAACGTTGGACAACAGCAGAGAGTTGGAGGAGAGACTAACGAGTATTAACGGCCTGGAGACCGTAACCATTAGCGGCAAACCGTTCAGGAGACCCAACTACACATATTTTGTCAGAAGACCTCTCTCCATAGAGGAAATAGCTGACGTAGTCTCAGATTTAATTGGAAGGGGCGAGAGCACATTAGTTTTCACCCTATCTATAAATATAGCTGAAAGGCTTAAGAGAATCCTAAACTCGCCTTACTGCGATACGCATCACTTTAAGAAAGACCATCAAGCGAGGATTGAGGTGGAGAGGAGGTTTAAGGATGGTAGTTTAAAGTGCGTCATATCCCCTAAGACCCTCCAACAGGGGATAGACATAGGTTCCATAAAGAACATCGTGCATGTGGGACTTCCCGACGATCCATCGGATTTCATACAGAGAGAAGGAAGAAAGGGAAGAAGGAACGAAATAGACTTCACTAGATCCGTAATAATCCCCTGGAGTGAAAGGGACCTGATATTGATCTCAGATCCCAGTCTTTTGGACAAGTGGTTGTCTGTGGGTAACGTATCGTATTTCAGAATAATGAGGAATAAATATCTAGAACTTTTCAGGAAAATCTACAGCTATTATAGAAAAGGGAACAGAGGGTTGGAAGGAGACATAAGGCTTGAGATCGCTAATATGAAATCGAAAATAAGCACTTTCTGGACGAACATGCAGTTTTATGATTTCGGTAGAACGAAATATAAATACTATGTAGACAATAATTTGGTGCCATTAACAATATCTAAAAGAGACCTCGTCAAGTATTACCAACCAGGTTTGATTGACCTAACATACGACTCCCTGGTAGTGGATCATGACCTGGAGAAAATTCACGGTATCGGGATAAAAAGGGGAAATTTACCCGGCTTTCTAAACCTAATGATAAAGAAATACTATAGTATAACTAGAGGCAAAAGAGATTTTCATCAAGCTGTAATTAAAGGTGAAGTATTTAGCGAAACCTTAATTGACGTGAAACCACCTGAAGGATTCGGAATTCTTAAGATGAGGGCCAAGGACGTATTATGGTTCGTGGAGATTGAATCTGAGGATTTTGAACTAGATAGGTCTAATGTGAAAAAATCAGTTTATGAAGTTATATCATTGCGCAAGACCACTGGAGTCAAAGTCTCGGATTCCTATAAGTTTCCCACGTACGGGTATTCAATTAATTCTTCGTCGGAGGACGCTCTAATGAACCGTCTAGGCGCTGCGGCCTTCATTGCCCTTTTAAGGATTATGAAGAAAGCCAACATAAACGAATTAGAGTACGCGGCGGACATGGGAAGAATAGTTATCTGGGAAGAGATGCCCTCTGGGTTATTGGAAAGCCTGGATTACGACAAATTGGAAGAGGAAATTGATCGAGTGAATGATGACGTGTTGAGAATTATAATAAGCAAAATAGACCCATTAGCATTTAACGTATCTTTAGAGGAGAACAACCTCAACGTAGCGTTAAAGATCACGTTAAATATGATAAGAACGTTAAAGCAAAAAACGTTGAGCTACTGACAGTATTTACAAAAGGATGAAAGCCTCGCCTAGGGGCGGGGATGGAAATTTAAATACGTCTTTTCATAGTTTTCTCTGATGGCTAGGAGGGGTGAAGCGATCAGAGCTACCGTTTCTATGAAGATCGCCCTATCCGATTCCCTCCTAACCCTCGTAAATAACCATGTTAAAGCACTGCATTTCACCCTATTCTGGTTGAAAGAGAATGTTCCAAATCCCAATGAAAAGGGAGTATTGGGAAGAATACACGAGGAATTATACACGAGGTTAAGGGAGGAATATAATCTACCACCAAGAATTGCTGAGGACTGTTATAGGGATGCCCTCGCGACGTACAAGGGTTGGTACAATAATCCCAAGAGGGGCCGTTTCCCTAGGGTATACAAGCCAACAGTTTGGCTAACTCCTAAAGCAAGTTATAATGTGGACTTAGATAACATGACTGTTAGGATTGCTGGGGTTGGCGAACTACCAATTCTAGGTTATCCTAGAAACTTGAAGGACTACATGAGCTGGAAGATGAAGGAGGCTAGGTTATTGATCAAGGATGGGAAGGCTTTCCTCAAGGTCGTTTTTGAGAGACCGTTGGAAAAAGTCGAAGCTAAGTCCGGCGTCGCTGTTGATATTAACATGAGTGAGGTCGTAGTAGGGAAGGACGATAAACACTACGTCAGGATCCCGACCCGCATTGAGGAAGTCCACCACTGGAAGTCTTTAGCTGAAAATCTTCAGATGAAATACTCAAGAAGGTGGAGAGAGAATAGGAGGATCCTGCACAGGATCCACTCCCTCCATCAAAAGGCTAGGCGTATTATGGAGGACTTCGCCAGAAAGGTCGGGAAGTGGGTAGTTGAAGAGGCTGAGAGGATGGGTGCAAACGTCATCAAGCTCGAGGGTCTCAAGAACCTCATCAAGAACGTGGGCAAACTCCCTAAGGAGTATCGTGACAAACTCTACTTGATGCAGTATCGTAGGGTTCAGTATTGGATTGAGTGGCAAGCTAAGAAACACGGTATTCTAGTTGAGTTTGTTAATCCAAAGTACTCTTCCGTTTCCTGCCCTAGATGTGGTAAAAGGATGAAGGAGGTCTCTCATAGGTATTTTTCTTGTCCTTCATGCGGTTATGAGAACGATCGTGACGTGACAGTGTCCGGAATGCAAATATTTCGGCGAAAATATTAAAATGGAAACAGGGATTATTCTAGGTATAAGGTTGTATCTGGACAACCTGTAAACAGTCTATCGTTAGACTCCGTTCCCCGAGATAGATGATTCGAACTATGGGTAAAAAAATGATAAAAACACGAATATTCTCCACAATATAAATTGAATTTTTTACATTCCGGACATTCTCACGTTATTGCAGTTATGAACCTCAATGGGAGGGGGTCTCTGACCCTCTCGACTGCCCCTCAGATGAGAGATGTAGACCCGAATCGATGAGGGGAACCCTCGCCCTTTACGGTAGACCCCAAAATCTATTTTCAGAAATAATTTATATTCAGATGTTATATCATCTTTATAATTAAAGTATATAATCTCATTATAGTCAGTAAAAACTTAAAGTAAAATCTTCATCACACGATCAGAAGTGTGTACATTGCTCAAGAGACTGAATTATGATTCTAGAGATTATTCTCATTTTTTCTTATAAATTTTATGAAAAAAGGAAAAGAATACATTCAACTCATGAAAATCTTAGATAAAATCAACCTTTTCCTTCGTATTTAATCATAGATAGGATCATTCAGAATTATTAATCTACTATTATTATATTTAGTTAAATGATTTTGGGTCTACCGTTTACGGTAGACCCCAAAATCACCTCCGTAAAAATAAATCTATCTTGTTATTAAGTGTTTTCTCAAGAGTAAATATAAAATCCTTGAGATCCGATAGATCGTCTAGAAAGCAGAGGATGAGCAGCAACCTGAACTCCTCCCTTCTCATGACGTCCTTGAACACGGTGTAAAGCGAGTAGAAGACCATGGCCAGCACGAAGATCAACTCGCGGAAGACGAACTTGGTGGAGCTCGTGAAGGGAAGGAAGGCCTTGATGTTCCTGTAAGACGTCTCAATGGGACCCCTAACCTTGTTGTACAGCTTCAGCACTTCCCTCTTGGTTAGGTTGAGGTTGGTCGCCCTCGCGAAGTACACCACGGTCTTCCTCTTCTTCTTAACGATTTCCTTACCATACACCAGAAGTCTGAAGTTGACCTGCTCTTCCTTCTTACGTCTCTTGCTATTGGTCGCGTACTCCCCGTCGAACTCCTCGTATATCTTCACGTCCCCCACGGGGACTCCTATCACGTACTTGAACTGCGATATGAACCTGAGGACTTCCACGGTGTAGAAGCCCGCGTCCAGGGTTACGAGCCTCACCTTGAAGCCCATTCCCGCAATTTGCTCCACGAGGAACTTCACGATCTCGTCCTTGGTCATCCCGTTAACTTGGGGAACGAAGGCCAGGAGGAGCACCATTCCCTGATACTTCGTGGTCGCGGTGGCGTAGTTCCACGAGCTCCCCTTGGCCGAACTACCCAACCCGTTCACCGGCTTACCGTACCACGTCTTCGTGGTCCAATCTATGGAAACGTCGACCTCCTTCACTCCCTTGAGCATCTCCATGGAAATCCTCCTCATGGACTCCAGGAGCTTCTCCACAACCTCGTTTCCCTGCTCCTCCACGTAGTTCCTCACGGTCTGAGGTGACACGTTGTACCCGTTGGACCTGCCCTCCACGGAGTCCTTCCATAAGCACGCGGAGACCAGGACTCTCGCTACCTCCTCCGCCCTTCTCCCCTTGAAGGTTAACATGGAAAGTAATTTATATCCTATTTGTTGTAGATTATTTTGGTGAGGAAGACCCGGTGTTACCACCTTAGGTTCACCACGTGATAATACCGGGTTCCTCGCCTTAAACCTTTCTTCAATTTGTTGCGCTCTTGACAAAGCAATAAATTCTATTACTTTTTACGAATCTGATACTACCCAACCAGAATTATTTTTCGTAAAATGATTTTGGGTCTACCGTTTAGGGCGGGGAGGAAGTCAGTAGGACTTATGGGATAAGAGTACATGCCGACACTTCATTCTATTAGATCCATCATATCTGTGAACTGCAGTCCACAATCATTTCTCGTTTCATCCCAGATATTTAGATCGTTAACTTTTTGATACTAAAGGAATTTAAACTTCAATGACGTAGTTAAATCCATGAACAGATCGATTATTCTCTTTGTCCTTGTTCTAGGAACGCTAATGGCAGCCGTGGATTCCACTGTGGTCATCTTAGCCCTCCCAACAATTACAAGTGACTTGAGGACGAATCTAGATCTGGCCATCTGGACAATCCTGATTTACCTCTTGGTGGTCGCGGTGCTAACTACTCAACTTGGAAGAATAGGTGACCTCCTAGGTAGGTCAAGGATGTACAACCTGGGTTTCACAGTCTTCACCGTGGGATCTGCACTCTGCGGACTTTCTCCTAGCGCGGAGGCATTGGTGGCTTTTAGGGCAGTTCAGGCCTTCGGAGCGTCCATGTTGCAGGCCAACTCCGGGGCGATCATAGCTGACACTTTCCCCGTAAATCAGAGGGGTAGGGCATACGGTTACACTTCCATTGGTTGGAACGTGGGTGCAACCTTGGGGATAGTAGTTGGAGGGATCCTGACTACCCTGGTGGGGTGGAGATACATCTTCTACATTAATGTGCCAATAGGGGTAGTTGCAGTAATTCTCGGGCTTAGATACGTGAAAGACGTTGGAGAGAGGAGGAAACAGAAGTTAGATGTCCCAGGGATGATACTCCTTCTTGCCGGTCTTTCCCTGATAACTTACGGTGCTGCCGACATCGCTGGTAGGGGAATAAACCCTGTTAATGGTACCATGATAGGAATCGGCGCGCTCACCGTTGCGGGTATGTTAGCTTACGAGAGGCGAGCCGAAAATCCCATAATAGACCTGAAGGCCTTTCAGAACAGGGTACTCTCGTTCTCTATCCTAGCCTCTTTCTTCCAGAGTATGGGTTACCTATCGGTGGTGTTCATTGTGATCATGTACCTGCAGGGGATAAGAGGATTGTCGCCGCTCAATGCATCCCTACTCCTGATCCCTGGATACGTGATCGCAAGTTCTCTAGGTCCCTTCGCCGGGAGACTCTCAGACAGGATCGGAGCGAGGATTCCTGCTACCCTGGGAATAGCCATGATGATGGGCGCCATCCTAGTCTACCTTACGTTAACTGTTAACATATCCCTTTACGTGGTAATCATTGCTAGCGTAATCGGTGGATTGGGATCAGCATTGTTTTACCCGGCCAATAACAGCGCGGTCATGGCCAATGCCAGGAAAGGGTTTTACGGTGGAGCTAACGGTCTTCTCAGGACATTGGCGAATTTGGGAACGCTTTCCAGTTACGTTTTAACCATTACCGTGGCATCCCTTTCAATACCCAGGAGCGTGGCCTTTGAGGTTTTCCTTGGGACTACGGATCTAATCGGAGGTGTGGCCCAATCTTTCCTGGTTGGGATCAAGTCAGCCTTGTTGGTAGCTCTATTCATCTTGGCTGTGGCCATGGTCCTCTCTGCCTCAAGGGGGAAAGAGTCGAGGACAGAGGTTAAGGAGAGGACCGAAACCAGAACTAGTGCCTAATATGAGATTACTTTATGTCTTTATATTCGTGCATTTTCGCGAAGAGGGCCTGAAGTAGTTCTCTGGCTCTTTCCTAGTCTTTAATGGGAATGATATCTCTAAGATTATAGGGGGACCTCTCTTTCATTGGCAAAAACTCCCTTCAAATTCTGACTAATTGTAGGTTTTAGACTCTTAAATTAGCAATCGTCGGTAGGAAAGTGAACCTTTCGGTCAGAACCAATTTAATGTCACACCGTAATATATAATCCATGATTGACTTCCACTTTCATGCACCTGTGAAGGAGTTTTTAGATTTTCTGGGCGAATTCTCTGAGCCTGCTATAAAATACTTCAACGCAAACGTTGAGATTAAGGAGTTAAAGGGGACCCTAGACCACTATGAGAGTCTAGGAATAAGGAGGTTTGTAGTGCTCCCCATAGACTCCACAACATTTCTAGGAAGGAGGATTCCCAACGAGATCGTGAAGGCTGATGATAGGATCGTAAGGTTTGTATCCGTTGATCCATTAAAGCCAAATGCTGTGGAGGAACTTAAGAAAGTCATTAAAGAGATCGAGCCGGTAGGTGTTAAGTTTCATCCTGAATTACAGGGGTTCCATCCCTTAGATGAGAGGGCAATAAAACTCTATAAAGTAATAGATGATCACGCCCTTACGGTCGTCTTTCACTCCGGGACATCTGGAATTGGAGCAGGTGTTAGGTCGAACATTAGGTTAGATTACGGAAGGCCTATCTATTTCGACGAAATAGCTGTAAGGTTCAAAAATATGAAAATTATTTTGGCCCATTTTGGATGGCCCTGGACCGAGGAGGCAATCGCTATTTCCTTGCATAAACCTAACGTGTATTTGGACCTCTCAGGGTGGGCTCCCAGATTCATTCCTGACGTTATATACAAGAACGCTAAAAGGCTTAGCAATAAGCTGATCTTCGGCTCAGACTTTCCTTTAATAAGCCCAGAGAGGTGGATTAAGGAGTTTGGTGAGATTAATCTGAGCCAGGATATAAAGGATAGGATATTGAAGCTTAACGCCGAGAGGCTTATCTCAGATTGAGCATTATGTACATCCGTAGGTTCCTAAAAAATGTTCAGATTAAGCTTCTCATAGTAGTTTATGGATACTGCTGAGCTCTTGGAAGTATATATCATAATTACAATATACTAATCTAAAACCGTTGAATATGAACCGCTTTCAACTTCTTGAAGAGAATATCCCATATACGGAGAATAGTTCAAGAGACTACACTATATAGATGTGTAGAAAACGTCATTTTCAGGTGAAATATACAGCTGTAGCCGATAACACCTATCCAGAGAAATAATTTGTATAAATTAAACAACCTCTCTTATCGGCCTTTTTCATATAAACAATACTTACAATGCTAAAAGATATAATTATATCTAGTTTATTTGATTCTCTTTAGGCAATAAATTTACAGAAACAATTACGTAAATCAACCTTTTATAAATAAAAGTTTATAATGTAGATCTATTATATTTGTTATCATGAATCCTTTACAAATAGCAATACTAGTATATATAGTTGGAATGATGGTGGCTGATTTCATAATACTTTTCTTCGTATTACGTAAAAGTCTAGTAACGAGAAAAGTAATTCTTTTCGTATCTTCGATATTTCTCTATATGGCTGTAGAAGCTGCAGATATAGCATATATTTTATTTTATCACGGATCCATATTTCTAGAACCAATTACCT containing:
- a CDS encoding DEAD/DEAH box helicase translates to MVSSLLEDISIVKVQEEISPDKVGKKFSDIYPGISLGGVENNELYLHQLEGINSLESSKNVICIAGTGSGKTEIWLSFSIYRKRRVLAVYPTIALSNDQFNRIRNFYKNVVVVNRNNRSIPPDVRIVLTNPAYLMTVLKSGKGDLRNYLDSVQLIVLDEFSFYNTYQKEMLLELVDLITKEYAKAQIVVLTATLDNSRELEERLTSINGLETVTISGKPFRRPNYTYFVRRPLSIEEIADVVSDLIGRGESTLVFTLSINIAERLKRILNSPYCDTHHFKKDHQARIEVERRFKDGSLKCVISPKTLQQGIDIGSIKNIVHVGLPDDPSDFIQREGRKGRRNEIDFTRSVIIPWSERDLILISDPSLLDKWLSVGNVSYFRIMRNKYLELFRKIYSYYRKGNRGLEGDIRLEIANMKSKISTFWTNMQFYDFGRTKYKYYVDNNLVPLTISKRDLVKYYQPGLIDLTYDSLVVDHDLEKIHGIGIKRGNLPGFLNLMIKKYYSITRGKRDFHQAVIKGEVFSETLIDVKPPEGFGILKMRAKDVLWFVEIESEDFELDRSNVKKSVYEVISLRKTTGVKVSDSYKFPTYGYSINSSSEDALMNRLGAAAFIALLRIMKKANINELEYAADMGRIVIWEEMPSGLLESLDYDKLEEEIDRVNDDVLRIIISKIDPLAFNVSLEENNLNVALKITLNMIRTLKQKTLSY
- a CDS encoding RNA-guided endonuclease TnpB family protein; amino-acid sequence: MARRGEAIRATVSMKIALSDSLLTLVNNHVKALHFTLFWLKENVPNPNEKGVLGRIHEELYTRLREEYNLPPRIAEDCYRDALATYKGWYNNPKRGRFPRVYKPTVWLTPKASYNVDLDNMTVRIAGVGELPILGYPRNLKDYMSWKMKEARLLIKDGKAFLKVVFERPLEKVEAKSGVAVDINMSEVVVGKDDKHYVRIPTRIEEVHHWKSLAENLQMKYSRRWRENRRILHRIHSLHQKARRIMEDFARKVGKWVVEEAERMGANVIKLEGLKNLIKNVGKLPKEYRDKLYLMQYRRVQYWIEWQAKKHGILVEFVNPKYSSVSCPRCGKRMKEVSHRYFSCPSCGYENDRDVTVSGMQIFRRKY
- a CDS encoding ISH3 family transposase, encoding MVTPGLPHQNNLQQIGYKLLSMLTFKGRRAEEVARVLVSACLWKDSVEGRSNGYNVSPQTVRNYVEEQGNEVVEKLLESMRRISMEMLKGVKEVDVSIDWTTKTWYGKPVNGLGSSAKGSSWNYATATTKYQGMVLLLAFVPQVNGMTKDEIVKFLVEQIAGMGFKVRLVTLDAGFYTVEVLRFISQFKYVIGVPVGDVKIYEEFDGEYATNSKRRKKEEQVNFRLLVYGKEIVKKKRKTVVYFARATNLNLTKREVLKLYNKVRGPIETSYRNIKAFLPFTSSTKFVFRELIFVLAMVFYSLYTVFKDVMRREEFRLLLILCFLDDLSDLKDFIFTLEKTLNNKIDLFLRR
- a CDS encoding MFS transporter — its product is MNRSIILFVLVLGTLMAAVDSTVVILALPTITSDLRTNLDLAIWTILIYLLVVAVLTTQLGRIGDLLGRSRMYNLGFTVFTVGSALCGLSPSAEALVAFRAVQAFGASMLQANSGAIIADTFPVNQRGRAYGYTSIGWNVGATLGIVVGGILTTLVGWRYIFYINVPIGVVAVILGLRYVKDVGERRKQKLDVPGMILLLAGLSLITYGAADIAGRGINPVNGTMIGIGALTVAGMLAYERRAENPIIDLKAFQNRVLSFSILASFFQSMGYLSVVFIVIMYLQGIRGLSPLNASLLLIPGYVIASSLGPFAGRLSDRIGARIPATLGIAMMMGAILVYLTLTVNISLYVVIIASVIGGLGSALFYPANNSAVMANARKGFYGGANGLLRTLANLGTLSSYVLTITVASLSIPRSVAFEVFLGTTDLIGGVAQSFLVGIKSALLVALFILAVAMVLSASRGKESRTEVKERTETRTSA
- a CDS encoding amidohydrolase family protein encodes the protein MIDFHFHAPVKEFLDFLGEFSEPAIKYFNANVEIKELKGTLDHYESLGIRRFVVLPIDSTTFLGRRIPNEIVKADDRIVRFVSVDPLKPNAVEELKKVIKEIEPVGVKFHPELQGFHPLDERAIKLYKVIDDHALTVVFHSGTSGIGAGVRSNIRLDYGRPIYFDEIAVRFKNMKIILAHFGWPWTEEAIAISLHKPNVYLDLSGWAPRFIPDVIYKNAKRLSNKLIFGSDFPLISPERWIKEFGEINLSQDIKDRILKLNAERLISD